One Hordeum vulgare subsp. vulgare chromosome 4H, MorexV3_pseudomolecules_assembly, whole genome shotgun sequence DNA window includes the following coding sequences:
- the LOC123447453 gene encoding probable serine/threonine protein kinase IREH1 has product MVFKGRFFSSRHKSSDSSSPDGSNSPRTPTSAPGAASPASSSASSRSDKKKPKSETPKKRDKLFGSPAVAAPSPKASPSPDARKHHLRDAAPAAALSPILASSLGLNKIKTRSGPLPHEGQRMAAALGSSNLARGHSQVGTSGKKPVSSWADSASAASASSNRGKGKAAEQPVQPVQPVRGAAVEPEGKSAAKAKSNSFRNHSGDLRTPPQIPATVSAYDACETPKESESPRFKAIMQATSAPRKRNPSDIKSFSHELNSKGVRPFPFLKPRGVYNLKEVLKVIQVRFEKAKEEVNTDLAVFAGDLVSVMEKYADSHPEWKETLEDLLILARSCSVMTPGELWLQCEGIVQDLDDQRQELPMGVLKKLYTRMLFILTRCTRLLQFHKESGFAEDEIVMDQRDKIIQSADNKILTQSGPHATTSRSSKSDARKSYSQEQHNLKWRRSQEIKPVKILLPLDTDIKKEVESPPRERISSWKPFPSPVPKPPKEPTPIKEESPTKKIDILATIPSGVELTSPVESVSQQPLPPKHQHKTSWGHWSDQPNISEEGSIMCRICEEYIPTNYVENHSAVCAIADRCDQKGVSVDERLVRVAETLEKLVESYTQRDLVNSVSSPDAAKVSNPSINEESDGPSPKLSDWSRRGSADMLDYLQEADNTISLDDIKNLPSMTCKTRFGPKSDHGMATSSAGSMTPRSPLTTPRSNHIDMLLAGRSAINESNDLPQIVELADIARCIANTPLDEESALSQLVTCIEDLQEIVNRRKHEALTVQTFGTRIEKLHREKYLQLCDSVDMDKVDSSSTIMDEEDDVVRSLRASPVHPVKDRTSIDDFEIIKPISRGAFGRVFLAKKRTTGDLFAIKVLRKADMIRKNAVESILAERDILITVRNPFVVRFFYSFTSRENLYLVMEYLNGGDLYSLLRNLGCLDEDVARVYLAEVVLALEYLHSMQIVHRDLKPDNLLIAHDGHVKLTDFGLSKVGLINSTDDLSGPAVSGASLYGDDEPQMNELEEMDHRARRQKRSAVGTPDYLAPEILLGTGHGTSADWWSVGVILFELLVGIPPFNAEHPQTIFDNILNRKIPWPHVPEEMSFEARDLIDKFLTEDPHQRLGSDGASEVKQHPFFKDVSWDTIARQKAAFVPSSDSAFDTSYFTSRYSWNPSDENIYEAYEFEDSSENGSHSGSSSCVSNHQDDMGDEHGGGPTDFESGPNVNYSFSNFSFKNLSQLASINYDLLTKGLKDEPPMKPES; this is encoded by the exons ATGGTGTTCAAGGGCCGCTTCTTCTCGTCGCGGCACAAGTCGTCCGACTCGTCCAGCCCGGACGGCAGCAACAGCCCGCGCACGCCCACCTCGGCCCCGGGGGCGgcctcgccggcctcctcctccgcctcctccagaTCCGACAAGAAGAAGCCCAAATCCGAGACCCCCAAGAAGCGCGACAAGCTCTTCGGCtcccccgccgtcgccgccccctcccccaAGGCCTCCCCCAGCCCCGACGCCCGGAAGCACCACCTCAGGgacgccgcccccgccgccgcgctCTCGCCGATCCTCGCCTCCTCGCTCGGCCTCAACAAGATCAAGACGAGATCCGGCCCGCTGCCGCACGAGGGCCAGCGGATGGCCGCCGCGCTCGGGAGCAGCAACCTCGCGCGCGGCCACTCCCAGGTCGGGACCTCCGGGAAGAAGCCCGTCAGCTCCTGGGCCGATTCCGCCAGCGCTGCCAGTGCTAGTAGTAACCGGGGCAAGGGGAAGGCGGCCGAGCAGCCCGTGCAGCCCGTGCAACCCGTGCGCGGCGCGGCCGTGGAACCGGAAGGGAAGAGCGCTGCAAAAG CTAAATCTAATTCTTTTCGGAACCATTCGGGAGATTTGAGGACTCCACCCCAAATACCAGCGACCGTG TCTGCATATGACGCCTGTGAAACGCCAAAGGAATCCGAGTCTCCACGCTTCAAGGCCATTATGCAGGCTACTAGTGCACCAAGGAAGAGAAACCCTTCAGATATAAAAAGTTTTTCACATGAGTTGAACTCCAAAGGGGTCCGACCATTCCCATTCTTGAAACCTCGAGGCGTATACAACTTGAAG GAGGTGTTAAAAGTTATTCAGGTGAGATTTGAGAAGGCAAAGGAAGAGGTAAATACAGATTTGGCAGTTTTTGCGGGAGACTTGGTTAGTGTAATGGAGAAGTACGCAGACTCTCATCCTGAGTGGaaagaaactttggaggatttgtTAATACTTGCACGCAGCTGCTCTGTAATGACACCCGGGGAACTTTGGCTACAATGTGAAGGTATAGTGCAAGATTTGGATGATCAACGTCAGGAGCTCCCGATGGGTGTGCTGAAGAAGCTTTACACTCGGATGCTCTTTATCCTTACAAGATGTACAAGGCTGCTCCAGTTTCACAAGGAGAGTGGATTTGCTGAGGATGAAATTGTTATGGATCAGCGAGATAAGATTATACAATCTGCTGATAACAAGATCTTAACTCAATCAGGTCCACATGCTACAACAAGCAGAAGCAGCAAAAGCGATGCAAGAAAATCGTACAGTCAAGAGCAGCATAATCTGAAATGGAGAAGAAGCCAGGAGATAAAGCCTGTTAAGATTCTTTTGCCCCTTGACACCGATATCAAGAAAGAGGTTGAATCTCCACCCAGAGAACGGATTTCTTCGTGGAAACCTTTTCCATCACCTGTTCCGAAGCCCCCCAAAGAACCTACCCCTATTAAAGAGGAATCACCTACTAAGAAAATAGATATACTCGCTACGATTCCTAGTGGCGTTGAATTAACCAGTCCAGTAGAATCTGTATCACAGCAACCGCTTCCTCCCAAGCATCAACACAAAACTTCATGGGGACACTGGTCTGACCAGCCAAATATTTCTGAAGAGGGTTCAATAATGTGTCGCATATGTGAAGAATATATCCCTACAAATTACGTAGAAAATCATTCAGCAGTCTGTGCAATCGCTGACAGGTGTGACCAAAAAGGTGTAAGTGTTGATGAACGTTTAGTAAGAGTTGCAGAAACACTTGAAAAGTTGGTCGAATCTTATACACAGAGAGACCTTGTCAATTCTGTCAGCAGTCCAGATGCTGCAAAAGTTTCAAATCCAAgcatcaatgaagaatctgatggcCCCTCTCCAAAACTGTCTGATTGGTCTAGAAGAGGTTCTGCTGATATGCTCGACTATCTCCAAGAGGCTGATAACACTATTTCGTTGGATGACATAAAAAATCTTCCTTCAATGACATGTAAGACTCGCTTTGGGCCGAAATCTGATCATGGAATGGCTACATCATCGGCAGGAAGTATGACTCCTCGATCTCCACTAACGACTCCAAGATCAAATCATATAGACATGCTTTTAGCTGGTAGAAGTGCGATTAATGAGAGTAATGATCTTCCACAG ATTGTTGAACTTGCTGATATTGCACGATGTATTGCAAATACTCCTCTGGATGAAGAAAGTGCTTTATCCCAATTGGTTACTTGCATAGAAGATCTGCAAGAAATTGTCAATCGTAGGAAGCATGAAGCCCTCACAGTGCAAACATTTGGCACACGCATAGAAAAACTCCACCG GGAGAAGTACCTGCAGCTTTGTGACTCAGTTGATATGGACAAGGTTGACTCGTCGAGTACCATAATGGACGAAGAAGATGATGTTGTTCGTAGCTTACGAGCAAGTCCTGTTCATCCAGTCAAGGATCGTACTTCAATCGATGACTTTGAAATCATAAAACCTATCAGCCGCGGAGCATTTGGACGTGTTTTCTTGGCCAAGAAAAGAACCACAGGAGACCTCTTTGCTATAAAG GTACTTAGGAAGGCAGATATGATTCGAAAAAATGCCGTCGAAAGTATATTGGCTGAACGTGATATATTGATCACGGTCAGGAATCCTTTTGTG GTTCGTTTCTTCTATTCGTTTACCTCTCGGGAAAATTTGTATCTGGTCATGGAGTACTTAAATGGAGGCGACCTGTATTCTTTACTGAGAAATTTAGGGTGCTTGGATGAAGATGTTGCTCGTGTATATCTTGCAGAAGTT GTGCTAGCTTTGGAATATTTGCACTCCATGCAGATTGTTCATAGAGATCTAAAACCTGACAACCTATTGATTGCTCATGATGGGCATGTAAAG TTGACAGATTTTGGGTTGTCCAAGGTTGGTCTGATCAATAGCACAGATGATCTATCTGGCCCTGCTGTTAGCGGGGCTTCATTGTATGGAGACGATGAACCTCAGATGAATGAATTAGAGGAAATGGATCACCGTGCACGGCGACAAAAGCGTTCTGCGGTTGGAACCCCTGATTATTTAGCACCCGAAATCCTTTTGGGGACAGGGCATG GTACTAGTGCAGATTGGTGGTCTGTAGGTGTAATTCTTTTTGAGTTACTTGTTGGAATACCTCCATTTAATGCAGAGCACCCTCAG ACAATTTTTGACAATATTCTTAATCGTAAAATACCGTGGCCACATGTCCCAGAAGAGATGAGTTTCGAAGCGAGAGATCTAATTGACAA ATTTTTGACAGAAGACCCTCATCAACGTCTAGGATCAGATGGTGCCTCTGAG GTTAAACAACATCCTTTCTTTAAGGACGTTAGCTGGGATACCATTGCTAGGCAGAAG GCTGCCTTCGTTCCCTCCTCAGATAGTGCATTTGATACCAGCTACTTCACCAGCCGTTACTCTTGGAATCCATCAGATGAAAACATATATGAAGCCTATGAGTTTGAGGATTCCAGTGAGAATGGAAGCCATAGTGGCAGCAGTAGTTGCGTGAGCAATCACCAAGATGACATG GGGGATGAGCATGGAGGTGGCCCCACTGACTTTGAATCTGGCCCAAATGTCAATTACTCTTTCAGCAACTTCTCGTTCAAG AATCTTTCACAACTTGCATCCATCAACTATGATCTGCTGAcgaaaggattgaaggacgagccTCCAATGAAACCTGAATCGTAG